A genomic region of Anaeromicrobium sediminis contains the following coding sequences:
- the pflB gene encoding formate C-acetyltransferase, producing the protein MNPYKGFITGKWQKEINVREFIQKNYKPYEGDDSFLVGITDKTDRLFYKVRDLFREETKKNGTLDIDTKTVSTIVSHEAGYIDKDLEVIVGLQTDEPLKRSIMPFGGIRMMANACKEYGYELDPTIEETFTKYRKTHNQGVFEAYTPEIKLARKTGVITGLPDAYGRGRIIGDYRRVALYGVDRLIEDKKDQLASLELDFMLEDTIRLREEISEQIASLKELIEMGKSYGFDISKPAVDSKEAIQWTYLGYLAAIKEQNGAAMSIGRVATFLDIYMERDLDNGIYNEDELQEMMDHFVMKLRMVRFLRPEAYNQLFSGDPNWVTEVIGGMGTDGRTLVTKNSFRILNTLYNLGPAPEPNLTVLWSKDMPEGFKKFCSKVSIDTSSIQYENDDLMRPYWGDDYGIACCVSAMRIGKQMQFFGARANLAKALLYAINGGVDEKLNIQVAPKFARIESEYLNYDEVMEKFDKLMDWLAKTYVNALNVIHYMHDKYSYEKLEMALHDRDILRTMACGVAGLSVVADSLSAIKHAKVKTIRNEEGLAVDFEIEGEYPAFGNDDDRADDIARDLVKIFMDKIRKRKTYRNATPTMSILTITSNVVYGKKTGNTPDGRKSGEPFAPGANPMHKRDKKGAIASMNSVAKLPYEHSEDGISYTFSIVPGALGKSEDERINNLKGLLDGYFIQDGHHININVFDKETLLDAMEHPEEYPQLTVRVSGYAVNFIKLTREQQLDVISRTFHSQM; encoded by the coding sequence ATGAACCCATATAAAGGATTTATAACAGGAAAATGGCAAAAAGAAATTAATGTGAGAGAATTTATTCAAAAAAATTATAAGCCATATGAGGGAGATGATTCTTTCTTAGTAGGCATAACTGATAAAACAGATAGACTATTTTATAAAGTAAGGGATTTATTTAGAGAAGAGACTAAGAAAAATGGAACATTAGATATAGATACAAAAACAGTATCAACAATCGTATCTCATGAGGCTGGATATATAGATAAGGATTTAGAAGTTATAGTAGGTCTTCAAACGGATGAACCTCTTAAAAGATCTATTATGCCATTTGGTGGAATTAGAATGATGGCTAATGCTTGTAAAGAATATGGATATGAATTAGATCCTACAATAGAAGAAACTTTTACTAAGTATAGAAAGACTCATAACCAAGGAGTATTCGAAGCTTATACACCAGAGATTAAATTAGCTAGAAAAACTGGAGTTATAACTGGTCTTCCAGATGCATACGGAAGAGGACGTATCATAGGAGACTACAGAAGAGTAGCACTATATGGAGTAGATAGATTAATTGAAGATAAAAAAGATCAATTAGCTTCTCTTGAATTAGACTTCATGTTAGAAGATACAATAAGATTAAGAGAAGAGATTTCAGAACAAATTGCTTCTTTAAAAGAATTAATAGAAATGGGGAAATCTTATGGATTCGATATTTCTAAACCAGCAGTAGATTCTAAGGAAGCCATCCAGTGGACATATCTTGGATATCTTGCAGCTATTAAAGAGCAAAATGGTGCTGCTATGAGTATTGGTAGAGTAGCAACTTTCCTAGATATTTACATGGAAAGAGATTTAGATAATGGAATTTACAATGAAGATGAGTTACAAGAAATGATGGATCATTTCGTAATGAAGTTAAGAATGGTAAGATTCTTAAGACCAGAAGCTTATAACCAATTATTCAGTGGAGACCCTAACTGGGTAACAGAAGTTATTGGTGGTATGGGAACAGATGGAAGAACATTAGTAACTAAGAACTCCTTTAGAATATTAAATACATTATATAACCTAGGACCAGCTCCAGAGCCAAACTTAACAGTTTTATGGTCTAAGGATATGCCAGAAGGATTTAAGAAGTTCTGTTCTAAGGTTTCTATTGATACTTCATCTATTCAATACGAAAATGATGACTTGATGAGACCATATTGGGGAGATGACTATGGTATTGCATGCTGTGTATCTGCCATGAGAATAGGAAAGCAAATGCAATTCTTCGGAGCTCGTGCTAACTTAGCTAAAGCATTACTTTATGCTATTAACGGTGGAGTTGACGAAAAGTTAAATATCCAAGTTGCACCTAAGTTTGCAAGAATTGAATCTGAGTACTTAAACTATGACGAAGTAATGGAAAAGTTTGACAAATTAATGGATTGGTTAGCTAAGACTTATGTAAATGCTCTTAACGTTATCCACTACATGCATGATAAGTATTCTTATGAAAAACTTGAAATGGCTCTACATGATAGGGACATATTAAGAACTATGGCTTGCGGAGTTGCTGGATTATCAGTAGTTGCTGACTCATTATCTGCAATTAAGCATGCTAAAGTTAAGACTATAAGAAATGAAGAAGGATTAGCTGTAGACTTTGAAATCGAAGGAGAATATCCAGCATTCGGTAACGATGATGATAGAGCAGATGATATAGCTAGAGACTTAGTTAAGATATTCATGGATAAGATTAGAAAGCGTAAGACTTACAGAAATGCAACTCCAACTATGAGTATATTAACTATCACATCAAATGTAGTATATGGTAAGAAAACTGGTAACACTCCAGATGGAAGAAAATCAGGAGAGCCATTTGCACCAGGAGCTAACCCAATGCACAAGAGAGATAAAAAGGGTGCCATTGCATCTATGAACTCTGTGGCTAAATTACCATATGAACACAGTGAAGATGGAATCTCATATACATTCTCAATCGTTCCAGGAGCTCTTGGAAAGTCTGAAGATGAGAGAATTAACAACTTAAAAGGTTTACTTGATGGATACTTTATCCAAGATGGACACCATATTAATATTAACGTATTTGATAAGGAAACATTATTAGATGCTATGGAGCACCCAGAAGAATATCCTCAATTAACAGTAAGAGTTTCAGGATATGCAGTAAACTTTATTAAATTAACTAGAGAACAACAATTAGATGTAATTAGCCGTACATTCCATAGCCAAATGTAG
- the pflA gene encoding pyruvate formate-lyase-activating protein translates to MSKSAYVHSVETCGTVDGPGIRYILFLKGCPLRCKYCHNPDTWINEDGEEKSVDEIMKEVRRYKSYFQASGGGITVSGGEPTLQADFVGELFKQCREEGIHTCLDTSGYCEIEDVKELLENTDLVLLDIKQIDNIKHRELTGVENIKTLQFAKYLEEQNIPVWIRYVLVPQHTDDTKDIEDLGKYLGTLSNIQRVEVLPYHEMGISKWESMNMDYPLKGITSPSKESVEKAKDILKKHNLEVY, encoded by the coding sequence ATGAGTAAATCTGCTTATGTACATTCTGTAGAGACTTGTGGAACAGTAGATGGACCAGGAATTAGATATATATTATTTTTAAAAGGATGCCCACTAAGATGCAAATACTGCCATAATCCAGATACATGGATTAATGAGGACGGAGAAGAAAAGTCTGTGGATGAGATTATGAAAGAAGTGAGAAGATATAAAAGTTATTTTCAAGCTTCTGGTGGCGGTATAACCGTATCTGGTGGGGAGCCCACCCTACAAGCTGATTTTGTAGGAGAACTGTTTAAACAATGTAGGGAAGAAGGAATCCATACTTGTTTAGATACATCGGGCTATTGTGAAATAGAAGATGTTAAAGAGCTTTTAGAAAATACAGATTTAGTCTTATTAGACATTAAGCAGATAGACAACATTAAACATAGAGAATTGACCGGAGTAGAAAATATAAAGACTTTACAATTTGCAAAATACCTAGAAGAACAAAATATCCCCGTATGGATCAGATACGTATTAGTTCCCCAGCATACGGATGATACAAAGGATATTGAAGATTTAGGGAAATATTTAGGAACACTAAGTAATATTCAGAGGGTAGAGGTACTTCCATATCACGAAATGGGTATATCTAAATGGGAAAGTATGAACATGGACTATCCATTAAAAGGTATAACCTCACCAAGTAAGGAATCGGTAGAAAAAGCAAAAGATATATTAAAAAAACATAACCTAGAAGTCTATTAG
- the rfbH gene encoding lipopolysaccharide biosynthesis protein RfbH, which produces MKTEQTIRNEIVNRVVEIYKIRKSKEGFIPGKTKIHYSGRVFDENEMVALIDSALDFWLTLGKEGRKFINDFTKYMNMQYGLVTNSGSSANLVALSALCSPNIENPIKPGDEVITTAMAFPTTFNPIIQNNLTPVLIDVEEGTYNIDASKIKAAISDKTRAIVFAHTLGNPAEMDKIIQIAKKYNLYIIEDTCDALDSKYDNKLCGTFGDFSTYSFYAAHHMTMGEGGAILTNNINLYKQALSIRDWGRACYCQTGESNPNGVCGKRFKHKYENLPYGYDHKYVYTNIGYNLKPLDIQCAIGIEQLKKLPAFTEKRKYNFNILYNFFKKYEDKFILPITLPKADPSWFSFPLTIRKNSGFTRKDLVTYLEDNMIETRMLFTGNILKHPAYKHIDYRIADKLNNTDNVLTNTFFLGIYPGLTEDMLQYIIDVTDRFMTKFN; this is translated from the coding sequence ATGAAAACTGAACAAACAATAAGGAATGAAATAGTTAATAGAGTTGTTGAAATCTACAAAATTAGAAAATCAAAAGAAGGATTTATTCCTGGTAAAACTAAAATTCATTATTCTGGTCGTGTATTTGATGAAAATGAAATGGTTGCATTAATAGATTCAGCCTTAGATTTTTGGCTCACATTAGGTAAAGAAGGTCGTAAGTTTATTAATGATTTTACTAAATATATGAATATGCAATATGGGTTAGTTACAAACTCTGGTTCATCGGCTAATTTAGTTGCATTGAGTGCCTTATGTTCTCCTAATATAGAAAATCCAATCAAACCTGGTGATGAAGTTATAACTACAGCTATGGCTTTTCCCACAACCTTTAACCCTATTATTCAAAATAACTTAACCCCTGTATTGATTGATGTTGAAGAAGGAACCTACAATATAGATGCATCAAAGATTAAAGCAGCTATTTCAGATAAAACTAGAGCAATTGTATTCGCTCACACGCTAGGAAATCCAGCAGAAATGGATAAGATCATTCAAATAGCTAAAAAATATAATCTTTATATAATAGAAGATACTTGTGATGCTCTAGATTCTAAATATGATAATAAACTTTGCGGAACATTTGGTGATTTTTCAACCTATAGCTTTTATGCCGCTCACCATATGACTATGGGAGAAGGTGGAGCTATTCTTACTAATAATATAAATTTATATAAGCAGGCTTTATCTATAAGAGATTGGGGAAGAGCTTGCTATTGTCAAACTGGAGAAAGTAACCCTAACGGTGTTTGTGGCAAACGTTTTAAACACAAATATGAAAATTTACCCTATGGATACGACCATAAATATGTTTATACCAATATAGGATATAATTTAAAACCGCTTGATATTCAATGTGCTATTGGCATAGAGCAATTGAAAAAACTTCCCGCTTTTACTGAAAAACGGAAATATAATTTTAATATTCTATACAACTTTTTTAAGAAATATGAAGATAAATTTATCCTTCCAATAACTTTGCCAAAAGCTGATCCTTCTTGGTTTTCATTCCCTTTAACTATAAGAAAAAATTCTGGTTTTACACGAAAAGATTTGGTTACCTATCTTGAAGATAATATGATAGAAACAAGAATGTTGTTTACAGGTAATATCTTAAAACATCCTGCTTATAAACATATAGATTATAGAATTGCAGATAAATTAAATAATACAGATAATGTATTGACAAATACCTTTTTCCTAGGTATTTATCCTGGATTAACAGAAGATATGCTTCAGTATATAATTGACGTTACGGATAGATTTATGACTAAATTTAATTAA
- a CDS encoding NAD-dependent epimerase/dehydratase family protein has translation MKKVLITGASGFIGTNTLNLLIEKGYKVHAVSSRTFKSKNNNVVWHCVDLTNLHEIDKLFREVMPTHLLHLAWDLTPNKYRNSPNNLIWVQSSIEIIKNFNKYGGERAVFAGTCFEYDLNYGYLNEHLTPLKACSLYGTCKASLHNIVGSYSIKNGLSLAWGRIFYSYGPHDNSNRVISYVISNLLKGEVAHCSHGNQIRDYSYVYDVASALIALLESSVEGAVNIGTGNPVKLKDIFMKISMKIGKQNSIYLGDVKTLPNEAPLIVADIKRLKDEVGWIPSYDLDKGLDETIEWWKKKIKV, from the coding sequence ATGAAGAAGGTTTTAATTACAGGTGCCAGTGGTTTTATTGGGACAAATACTCTAAATTTATTGATTGAAAAAGGATATAAGGTTCATGCAGTAAGTTCAAGAACTTTTAAATCAAAGAACAATAATGTTGTATGGCACTGTGTAGATTTAACAAATTTACATGAAATAGATAAATTATTTAGAGAAGTGATGCCTACACATCTATTACATTTAGCTTGGGATCTTACTCCAAATAAATATAGAAATTCGCCCAATAATTTAATATGGGTTCAATCTAGTATTGAAATTATTAAAAATTTTAATAAATACGGTGGTGAAAGAGCAGTATTTGCAGGAACTTGTTTTGAGTATGATTTAAATTATGGTTATTTGAATGAGCATTTAACACCTCTAAAAGCTTGTTCATTATATGGAACTTGCAAAGCAAGTCTTCATAATATTGTAGGAAGCTATTCTATAAAGAATGGTTTAAGTTTAGCTTGGGGCAGAATTTTTTATTCATATGGCCCACATGACAACTCTAATAGAGTTATATCTTATGTAATAAGTAATCTTTTGAAAGGAGAAGTAGCTCACTGTTCTCACGGCAATCAAATAAGAGATTATTCATATGTTTATGATGTTGCTTCTGCATTAATAGCACTGCTTGAAAGCAGTGTGGAGGGAGCTGTAAATATTGGTACAGGTAATCCTGTGAAATTAAAAGATATATTTATGAAAATTAGTATGAAAATTGGTAAGCAAAATTCAATTTATTTAGGAGATGTTAAGACATTACCAAATGAAGCACCTTTAATTGTAGCAGATATTAAAAGACTTAAAGATGAGGTAGGATGGATTCCATCTTATGATTTAGATAAAGGATTAGATGAAACAATTGAATGGTGGAAAAAAAAGATTAAAGTTTAA
- the rfbG gene encoding CDP-glucose 4,6-dehydratase, with protein MDINNKYSLKGFYRGKTVLVTGHTGFKGSWLSIWLKKLGAKVIGYGLDPYTTNGNFVVCNLENKMVDIRADIRDEEKLKYIFNKYKPEIVFHLAAQPLVRLSYKIPKETYDVNVIGSFNVLECIKNTNSVKVGVIITTDKCYKNKEQIWGYRETDPLGGYDPYSSSKACAEILIDSYRNSFINPNKYKEHGKAISSVRTGNVIGGGDWSKNRLIPDCIRSLYSNKKIEIRNPNSIRPWQHVLEPLYGYLLLGKQMYFHGVNYSGAWNFGPDFESIVTVETIVNTIIDKWGSGTWIDLSHKKEPHEATLLNLDCTKAKTYLHWKPKLNIEEALAYTVYWYKNYKNENIYKLCLDQINEYSK; from the coding sequence ATGGATATAAACAATAAATACTCCCTTAAAGGCTTTTACAGAGGAAAAACAGTTTTAGTTACAGGTCACACAGGATTTAAGGGTTCTTGGCTCTCCATTTGGCTTAAAAAATTAGGTGCAAAAGTAATAGGTTATGGTTTGGACCCTTATACCACTAATGGTAATTTTGTTGTTTGTAATTTAGAAAACAAAATGGTAGATATACGTGCTGATATTAGAGATGAAGAAAAGCTTAAATATATTTTTAATAAATATAAACCTGAAATAGTTTTTCACTTAGCTGCTCAGCCCCTAGTTAGATTATCTTATAAAATTCCAAAAGAAACCTATGACGTAAATGTTATAGGCTCATTTAATGTTTTAGAATGCATTAAAAATACAAACTCTGTTAAAGTTGGAGTTATAATAACAACTGATAAATGTTATAAAAATAAAGAACAAATCTGGGGCTATAGAGAAACTGATCCATTAGGGGGCTATGATCCTTATAGTTCCAGTAAAGCCTGTGCTGAAATTCTTATAGATTCATATAGAAATTCTTTTATTAATCCTAATAAATATAAAGAACATGGTAAAGCTATATCATCTGTTAGAACAGGCAACGTCATCGGAGGTGGTGATTGGTCAAAGAACCGCCTAATTCCTGATTGTATACGCTCATTGTATAGTAATAAAAAAATAGAGATTAGAAATCCAAATTCAATAAGGCCCTGGCAGCATGTACTTGAACCCTTATATGGGTATTTACTTTTAGGTAAACAAATGTATTTCCACGGCGTTAATTATTCCGGTGCCTGGAATTTTGGTCCTGATTTTGAGTCAATTGTTACTGTTGAAACTATAGTAAACACTATAATCGATAAATGGGGAAGTGGTACATGGATAGACTTGTCTCATAAAAAGGAGCCCCATGAAGCTACTCTATTAAATTTAGATTGTACTAAAGCTAAAACTTATCTTCATTGGAAACCAAAATTAAATATTGAAGAAGCATTGGCATATACAGTTTATTGGTATAAAAACTACAAAAATGAAAATATATATAAATTATGTTTAGATCAAATAAACGAATATTCTAAATGA
- the rfbF gene encoding glucose-1-phosphate cytidylyltransferase — protein sequence MKVVILCGGKGTRMREETEYRPKPLVNIGGKPIIWHIMKIYSYFGFNDFILCLGYKGEMIKQYFMGMYWKNNDFTINTSNNNLEYHYLEKEEWNITMVDTGSDTLTGGRIKKIKDYIKEDKFMLTYGDGLSNVNINMLIQHHNKKERLATLTGVHPTSPFGILKIENGIVTSFSEKPVLKDLINGGFMVLNKEIFNYFPENDCPFEKDPLKNLCKTNELAVYEHNGFWTSIDTFKDVQRVNKLCESGDTPWKVWI from the coding sequence ATGAAAGTGGTAATACTCTGTGGTGGCAAGGGCACAAGAATGCGTGAAGAAACTGAATATCGTCCTAAACCTCTCGTCAATATTGGTGGAAAGCCGATCATATGGCATATAATGAAAATATACTCATATTTTGGATTTAATGATTTTATATTATGCTTAGGCTATAAAGGAGAAATGATCAAACAATATTTTATGGGAATGTATTGGAAAAATAATGATTTCACTATAAATACCAGTAATAATAATTTAGAATATCATTATCTTGAAAAAGAAGAATGGAATATCACAATGGTAGATACAGGCTCAGACACCCTTACTGGAGGTAGAATAAAAAAAATAAAAGATTATATTAAAGAAGATAAATTCATGCTAACTTATGGAGATGGATTAAGTAATGTGAATATTAATATGCTTATACAACACCACAATAAAAAAGAAAGGCTTGCAACCCTTACTGGTGTCCATCCCACCTCTCCTTTTGGGATCCTAAAAATAGAAAATGGTATAGTAACCTCCTTTAGTGAAAAACCCGTATTAAAAGACCTAATAAATGGAGGTTTTATGGTTTTAAATAAAGAAATTTTTAATTATTTTCCTGAGAATGATTGTCCATTTGAAAAAGATCCACTAAAAAATTTATGTAAAACTAATGAACTTGCTGTATACGAACACAACGGTTTTTGGACATCAATAGATACTTTTAAAGATGTTCAAAGAGTAAATAAACTTTGTGAGAGTGGTGATACCCCTTGGAAGGTATGGATATAA
- a CDS encoding glycosyltransferase family 2 protein: protein MDENVILSFCIPTYNRANRVCECVNEILKYKGNEIEVVVSDNNSPDSTYEDLKKISDSRFFYYRNDSNLGVGKNVINTFKKAKGKYVFLMSDEDFVNIELIPKILEILKSNKGLSILTGSIQFKESQKYYWRYKNSFFKKGSQALLGFAFKKNYFSGSIYNKELIDFDNIWNDLYVCKAYPNLCVEVLLCLKGDVHTIANPICFYAEQEKESYIDKLKGKNFNDFEPRLEQHRDFTQIVKGIEIDFVTKVNLYAFLCYKLIYNVSIIKQIKNKKNEEMLDLLARAKQFAMENIFEIAIENSVVMKLENYIEQVFNQFAAPYL from the coding sequence ATGGATGAAAATGTAATATTAAGTTTTTGTATTCCAACATATAATAGAGCTAATCGCGTGTGTGAGTGCGTGAATGAAATTTTAAAATACAAAGGAAATGAAATTGAAGTAGTTGTTTCAGATAATAATTCGCCAGATTCAACTTATGAGGATTTAAAAAAAATATCTGATAGTCGTTTTTTCTATTATAGAAATGATTCAAATTTAGGAGTCGGAAAAAATGTAATAAATACATTTAAAAAAGCAAAAGGAAAATATGTTTTTTTAATGAGTGATGAAGATTTTGTGAATATTGAACTTATTCCAAAGATTTTAGAAATATTAAAATCAAACAAAGGGTTATCAATATTAACGGGGTCCATACAATTTAAGGAGTCTCAAAAATATTATTGGAGATATAAAAATTCATTTTTTAAAAAAGGATCACAAGCACTATTAGGTTTTGCATTTAAGAAAAATTACTTTTCGGGATCTATTTACAATAAAGAACTTATTGATTTTGATAATATATGGAATGATTTATATGTATGTAAGGCATATCCTAATTTATGTGTAGAAGTTTTATTGTGTCTAAAAGGAGATGTGCATACCATAGCTAATCCAATTTGCTTTTATGCAGAACAAGAAAAAGAGAGTTATATAGATAAGCTAAAAGGTAAGAACTTTAATGATTTTGAACCCAGATTAGAGCAACATAGAGATTTTACACAAATAGTAAAAGGTATAGAAATTGATTTTGTCACTAAAGTAAACTTATATGCATTTCTGTGTTATAAATTGATTTATAATGTTAGTATCATAAAACAAATAAAAAATAAAAAAAATGAAGAGATGCTAGACTTATTAGCACGAGCAAAGCAATTTGCGATGGAAAATATTTTTGAAATTGCAATAGAAAACAGTGTAGTAATGAAACTAGAAAATTATATTGAACAAGTATTCAATCAATTTGCAGCACCTTATTTATAA
- a CDS encoding adenylyl-sulfate kinase — MSHTYTIWLTRLSCSGKNILAKEIEKILVEEGKKVQVLDSDIIRNSIRNIFGYSKEERMKMNKVNNMIEDIEQK, encoded by the coding sequence ATGTCTCATACATACACTATATGGCTTACTAGATTAAGCTGTTCAGGTAAAAATATATTAGCAAAAGAAATTGAAAAAATTCTTGTAGAAGAAGGAAAAAAAGTGCAGGTATTAGATAGTGATATTATTAGAAATTCTATCCGAAATATATTTGGATATTCTAAAGAAGAACGCATGAAAATGAATAAAGTTAATAACATGATTGAAGATATTGAGCAAAAATGA
- a CDS encoding polysaccharide biosynthesis protein, with translation MEEILKQDPSVVRILSRDEYKQYIMASEIGNRENIRFLIGDVRDYDRVERTCREMLWVQEAKLKDLAEVVIEESCKKYDIELTKVKYGKL, from the coding sequence ATTGAAGAAATTTTAAAGCAAGACCCTAGTGTAGTTAGAATTCTTAGTAGAGATGAGTATAAGCAGTATATTATGGCCAGTGAAATAGGGAATAGAGAAAACATTAGATTTTTGATAGGAGATGTAAGAGATTACGATAGAGTAGAGAGAACTTGTCGAGAGATGTTATGGGTTCAAGAGGCTAAACTGAAAGATTTAGCAGAAGTAGTTATTGAAGAAAGCTGTAAAAAATATGATATTGAATTAACTAAAGTAAAATATGGGAAGTTATAG
- a CDS encoding N-acetylneuraminate synthase family protein, translating into MEHKKPKLIAEIGCNHMGDMEIAKQFIKMASVFCEVKTVKFQKRNNRELLTPEQYGAPHPNPHNSYGKTYGEHREYLEFNLEQHKKLKNYCEEFGLVYGCSVWDMTSAKEIASLTPKYIKIPSACNNNYEILEWLCENYNGEIHVSLGMTTHKEEQSIIDLFKVKNRNKDLIIYSCTSGYPVPVKDICLLEITRLKENYGHLVKEIGFSGHHNGISVDIAAYTLGASIIERHFTLNRTWKGTDHAASLEPDGLRRLNRDLNNAYKALRYKASELLEIEKPQREKLKFRKK; encoded by the coding sequence TTGGAACATAAAAAACCTAAACTTATAGCTGAAATAGGATGTAATCATATGGGGGATATGGAAATAGCAAAACAATTTATAAAAATGGCATCAGTTTTTTGTGAGGTTAAAACTGTAAAATTTCAAAAAAGAAACAATAGAGAACTTTTGACACCAGAACAGTATGGTGCACCTCATCCTAACCCACATAATTCCTATGGTAAAACTTATGGTGAACACCGTGAATACCTAGAATTTAATTTAGAACAACATAAAAAATTGAAAAATTATTGTGAGGAGTTTGGTTTAGTATATGGTTGTTCAGTTTGGGATATGACGTCTGCTAAAGAGATTGCATCACTTACACCTAAATATATTAAAATTCCATCTGCATGTAATAATAATTATGAGATTCTAGAATGGCTTTGCGAAAATTACAATGGTGAAATTCATGTTTCTTTGGGGATGACAACACACAAAGAAGAACAATCTATTATTGATTTATTTAAAGTAAAGAATAGAAATAAGGACTTAATTATTTACAGCTGTACATCAGGATATCCTGTTCCTGTTAAGGATATATGTTTGTTAGAAATAACAAGACTTAAAGAAAATTATGGGCATTTAGTTAAAGAAATTGGATTTTCAGGACATCATAATGGCATTTCTGTGGATATAGCTGCATACACATTAGGTGCATCTATTATAGAGAGACATTTTACATTAAATAGAACATGGAAAGGAACAGATCATGCAGCATCTTTAGAGCCTGATGGATTAAGAAGATTAAATAGGGATTTAAATAATGCGTATAAAGCATTACGATATAAGGCCAGTGAATTGCTTGAAATAGAAAAACCACAAAGAGAGAAATTAAAATTTCGAAAAAAATAA
- a CDS encoding TylF/MycF/NovP-related O-methyltransferase produces the protein MPDFKKSFDYENDFYLSCATSRIGKLLAHYEIYKKTLGLPGEVVECGVFKGASFTRFGAFRDLIENSNSRKLIGFDIFGSFPETEYEEDKIKREHFIKNAGGESISVEQLEAILQYKRIDRNIELIKGDITKTIPEYLDKHPELKISLLNLDTDIYEPAVTILEYLYPRIVKGGILMLDDYGVFPGETKAVDDYFIGKNVKIEKLPLNETPCFIIKD, from the coding sequence ATGCCTGATTTTAAAAAAAGTTTTGATTATGAAAATGACTTTTATCTATCTTGTGCTACATCAAGGATTGGAAAACTTTTAGCACATTATGAAATATATAAAAAAACACTTGGGCTGCCAGGTGAAGTAGTAGAATGTGGTGTTTTTAAAGGTGCATCTTTTACTAGATTTGGGGCATTTAGAGATCTGATTGAAAATTCAAACTCAAGAAAATTAATAGGTTTTGATATTTTTGGAAGTTTTCCTGAAACAGAATATGAAGAGGATAAAATAAAGAGAGAACATTTTATAAAAAATGCTGGAGGAGAAAGTATTTCTGTAGAACAATTAGAAGCGATTTTACAATATAAAAGAATAGATAGAAATATTGAATTGATAAAAGGAGATATAACTAAAACAATACCTGAATATCTAGATAAACATCCAGAATTGAAAATATCTTTACTGAATCTTGATACAGATATATATGAGCCTGCTGTCACAATTCTAGAGTATTTATATCCACGAATAGTTAAAGGTGGAATTCTCATGCTGGATGATTATGGAGTTTTTCCAGGTGAAACAAAAGCAGTCGATGACTATTTTATAGGAAAGAATGTTAAAATTGAAAAATTACCCCTTAATGAGACACCTTGTTTTATTATAAAAGACTAA